The following coding sequences are from one Nilaparvata lugens isolate BPH chromosome 4, ASM1435652v1, whole genome shotgun sequence window:
- the LOC111054578 gene encoding LOW QUALITY PROTEIN: tubulin alpha-1 chain (The sequence of the model RefSeq protein was modified relative to this genomic sequence to represent the inferred CDS: inserted 1 base in 1 codon), with amino-acid sequence MRECISVHVGQAGVQIGNACWELYCLEHGIQPDGQMPSDKTIGGGDDSFNTFFSETXSGKHVPRAVFVDLEPTVVDEVRTGTYRQLFHPEQLITGKEDAANNYARGHYTIGKEIVDLVLDRIRKLADQCTGLQGFLIFHSFGGGTGSGFTSLLMERLSVDYGKKSKLEFAIYPAPQVSTAVVEPYNSILTTHTTLEHSDCAFMVDNEAIYDICRRNLDIERPTYTNLNRLIGQIVSSITASLRFDGALNVDLTEFQTNLVPYPRIHFPLVTYAPVISSEKAYHEQLSVAEITNACFEPANQMVKCDPRHGKYMACCMLYRGDVVPKDVNAAIATIKTKRTIQFVDWCPTGFKVGINYQPPTVVPGGDLAKVQRAVCMLSNTTAIAEAWARLDHKFDLMFAKRAFVHWYVGEGMEEGEFSEAREDLAALEKDYEEVGMESVDGEGEGGEEY; translated from the exons ATG CGTGAATGTATCTCAGTGCACGTGGGCCAAGCCGGAGTGCAGATCGGCAATGCCTGCTGGGAGTTGTACTGCCTGGAGCACGGCATCCAACCTGACGGACAGATGCCGTCTGACAAAACCATCGGAGGCGGCGACGACAGCTTCAACACTTTCTTCAGCGAGA GTTCCGGCAAACACGTGCCGCGTGCCGTCTTCGTCGATCTCGAGCCCACTGTTGTTG ACGAGGTCCGCACCGGTACCTACCGTCAACTTTTCCACCCGGAACAGCTGATCACCGGCAAAGAGGATGCAGCCAACAACTACGCCAGGGGCCACTACACCATCGGCAAGGAGATCGTCGACCTCGTGCTGGACCGTATCAGGAAACTGGCTGACCAATGCACGGGCCTGCAAGGATTCCTCATCTTCCACTCTTTCGGAGGTGGCACCGGATCTGGATTCACGTCTCTGTTGATGGAGAGGCTCTCCGTCGACTACGGCAAGAAGAGTAAACTCGAGTTCGCTATCTACCCTGCCCCTCAG GTCTCCACAGCCGTCGTCGAACCATACAACTCAATCCTGACCACCCACACTACCCTGGAACACTCAGACTGCGCCTTCATGGTTGACAACGAAGCCATCTACGACATCTGCCGACGCAACCTGGACATTGAACGCCCCACCTACACCAATCTCAACAGACTCATCGGCCAGATCGTGTCCTCCATCACTGCTTCCTTGAGATTCGATGGTGCTCTCAATGTAGATCTGACTGAGTTCCAGACTAACTTGGTGCCTTACCCCAGGATCCACTTCCCATTGGTCACCTACGCGCCAGTCATTTCGTCAGAGAAAGCTTACCACGAGCAGTTGTCTGTCGCGGAGATCACAAATGCTTGCTTCGAGCCGGCAAACCAGATGGTCAAGTGCGACCCCCGCCACGGCAAATACATGGCCTGTTGTATGTTGTACCGAGGTGACGTCGTGCCCAAGGATGTGAACGCCGCCATCGCCACAATCAAGACTAAGAGGACCATCCAGTTCGTCGACTGGTGTCCGACCGGATTCAAGGTTGGCATAAACTACCAGCCACCCACCGTGGTGCCCGGTGGTGACCTCGCCAAGGTGCAGCGTGCCGTCTGCATGTTGTCCAACACGACCGCCATCGCTGAGGCTTGGGCCAGGCTGGACCACAAGTTCGACCTGATGTTCGCCAAGCGCGCCTTCGTGCACTGGTACGTCGGTGAGGGTATGGAGGAGGGAGAATTCAGCGAGGCCCGCGAGGACCTTGCCGCCCTCGAGAAGGACTACGAGGAGGTCGGCATGGAGTCCGTCGATGGAGAGGGTGAGGGAGGCGAGGAGTACTGA